A genomic stretch from Aminobacter aminovorans includes:
- a CDS encoding ABC transporter ATP-binding protein: MIEIEHITKRYGETTVVDDVSMVIEPRTVTVIVGTSGSGKTTLLRMINRLVEPTSGTIKLDGTDNRSVPGHQLRRSIGYAIQGNGLFPHRTVAQNIATVPALLGWDAARIKARVDELLSLLQLDPAAFGPRYPHELSGGQQQRVGVARALAAEPNVLLMDEPFGALDPIIRTKAQEDLLAIQKRFGTTIILVTHDMEEAVHLGDRIAVMDAGRLIQYATPAEILARPASDFVETLIGASDRPFKLLSLGSVADAVEPGQAAGEGIRAEASQRDALAELLWSGRAAMPVIAENGAALGRVTVESLLKRAARPQ; encoded by the coding sequence ATGATCGAAATCGAACACATCACCAAGCGTTATGGCGAGACAACGGTGGTCGACGACGTCTCGATGGTCATCGAGCCGCGCACGGTCACCGTGATCGTCGGCACCTCCGGTTCAGGCAAGACGACGCTGCTGCGCATGATCAACCGCCTGGTCGAGCCGACCTCCGGTACGATCAAGCTCGACGGTACGGACAACCGCTCGGTGCCTGGCCACCAGCTTCGCCGCAGCATCGGCTACGCCATCCAGGGCAATGGCCTGTTTCCGCACCGCACGGTGGCGCAGAACATCGCCACCGTGCCCGCGCTGCTCGGCTGGGATGCCGCCCGCATCAAGGCCCGGGTCGACGAGCTGCTGTCGTTGCTGCAGCTCGATCCCGCAGCCTTTGGGCCGCGCTATCCGCATGAGCTGTCGGGCGGCCAGCAGCAGCGCGTCGGCGTCGCCCGCGCGCTCGCCGCCGAACCCAACGTGCTGTTGATGGACGAGCCGTTCGGCGCGCTCGACCCGATCATCCGCACCAAGGCGCAGGAAGACCTGCTGGCGATCCAGAAACGCTTTGGCACCACCATAATCCTCGTTACCCACGACATGGAGGAAGCGGTCCATCTCGGCGACCGCATCGCCGTCATGGATGCCGGCCGTCTGATCCAGTATGCGACACCTGCCGAGATTCTTGCGCGACCCGCCAGCGACTTCGTCGAGACGTTGATCGGTGCCTCCGACCGTCCGTTCAAGCTTCTGTCGCTTGGCTCGGTCGCTGATGCGGTCGAGCCCGGCCAGGCTGCGGGCGAGGGGATACGCGCTGAGGCAAGCCAGCGCGACGCGCTGGCCGAATTGTTGTGGTCGGGCCGCGCCGCCATGCCGGTAATCGCCGAGAATGGCGCTGCCCTTGGCCGCGTGACGGTCGAAAGCCTGCTGAAACGTGCCGCGAGGCCGCAATGA
- a CDS encoding ABC transporter permease, producing the protein MQEGARRRNRGRIEVVGIRFDKLGVVIAAIACYGALIAPFATFRANRIVAGEPRSIIEALPQPLAMALLAILVAAGLVALFKTPLVARLGASVVALVALALLIGVAGSHLTPEGNTFARISPASGFWVLIFAFTLLLADVLTRLQLSPTGRVFVLAVAAAAVWLLLASGQWDSLSILKEYANRADSFWNEARRHVELALGSLVGAVLVGLPLGILCHRVEALRAGVLNVLNIIQTIPSIALFGILIAPLGWVAANVPGASALGIRGIGAAPAFVALFLYSLLPVVANTVVGLAGVPRAANDAARGMGMTGWQRLRNVEFPLAFPVILTGIRIVLVQNIGLATIAALIGGGGFGVFVFQGVGQTAMDLVLLGAVPTVALAFAAAIILDAVVETIATRKSTEVAAA; encoded by the coding sequence ATGCAAGAGGGCGCGCGCCGACGGAACCGGGGACGCATCGAAGTCGTGGGCATCAGGTTCGACAAGCTTGGCGTGGTGATCGCCGCGATCGCCTGTTATGGCGCCTTGATCGCGCCATTTGCCACTTTCCGCGCCAACCGCATCGTGGCGGGCGAACCTCGTTCCATCATCGAGGCGTTGCCGCAGCCATTGGCTATGGCTCTACTGGCCATTCTGGTAGCCGCGGGCCTCGTTGCCTTGTTCAAGACACCTCTCGTTGCCCGGCTTGGCGCCAGCGTCGTGGCGCTTGTCGCACTCGCGTTGCTCATCGGCGTCGCCGGCAGCCACCTGACCCCTGAAGGCAACACCTTCGCCCGTATCTCGCCGGCCTCCGGTTTCTGGGTCTTGATCTTTGCCTTCACCTTGTTGCTCGCCGATGTCCTGACCCGGCTGCAGTTGTCGCCGACCGGGCGTGTTTTCGTGCTTGCAGTGGCCGCCGCGGCAGTCTGGCTGCTGCTTGCCTCAGGGCAATGGGACAGTCTGTCGATCCTCAAGGAATACGCCAATCGCGCCGACAGTTTCTGGAACGAGGCGAGGCGTCATGTCGAACTCGCGCTTGGCTCGCTGGTTGGTGCCGTTCTTGTCGGTCTGCCGCTCGGCATCCTTTGCCATCGTGTCGAGGCGCTGCGGGCCGGCGTGCTCAACGTGCTCAACATCATCCAGACCATTCCGAGCATTGCGCTGTTCGGCATCCTGATCGCGCCGCTCGGCTGGGTCGCAGCCAATGTTCCCGGTGCCTCAGCGCTCGGCATCCGCGGCATCGGTGCTGCGCCGGCCTTCGTTGCACTGTTTCTCTATTCGCTGCTGCCGGTGGTCGCCAACACCGTCGTCGGCCTTGCCGGCGTGCCGCGTGCAGCCAACGACGCGGCGCGCGGCATGGGCATGACCGGCTGGCAGCGGCTGAGGAACGTCGAGTTCCCGCTTGCCTTTCCGGTCATACTGACCGGTATCCGCATCGTCCTGGTCCAGAACATCGGCCTTGCCACCATTGCCGCGCTGATCGGCGGCGGCGGCTTCGGCGTCTTCGTCTTCCAGGGTGTCGGCCAGACGGCGATGGACCTCGTCCTGCTCGGTGCTGTGCCGACGGTGGCGCTGGCCTTTGCCGCCGCCATTATTCTCGACGCGGTGGTCGAAACCATCGCGACCCGCAAATCCACTGAAGTGGCTGCTGCATGA
- the osmF gene encoding glycine betaine ABC transporter substrate-binding protein OsmF, whose protein sequence is MRHTTTIAAAFIALGLATGAASAQVVVSSKIDTEGGVLGNIIKAVLDANNIATTDRIQLGATPVVRKAITAGEIDIYPEYTGNAGFFFEKADDPLWKDAAKGFETAKKLDYDANKIVWLSPSPANNTWAIALRKDVAETNKLASLSDFGKYVAGGGTVVLAASSEFVNSAAALPAFQTTYGFTLKPEQLITLSGGDTAATIGAAANQTNGANAAMVYGTDGGIAPSGLVVLDDDKGVQPVYQPAPIIREAVLKEHPQIESLLKPVFEKLDLVTLQELNGRVQVGGEPAKAVAEDFLKKNGFLK, encoded by the coding sequence ATGCGTCACACCACGACAATCGCCGCAGCGTTCATCGCGCTCGGCCTCGCCACCGGCGCCGCGAGCGCGCAGGTGGTGGTGTCTTCCAAGATCGACACCGAAGGCGGCGTGCTCGGCAACATCATCAAGGCCGTGCTCGATGCCAACAACATCGCCACCACCGACCGCATCCAGCTCGGTGCGACGCCTGTCGTGCGCAAGGCGATCACAGCTGGCGAGATCGACATCTATCCCGAATATACCGGCAATGCCGGCTTCTTCTTTGAAAAGGCCGATGACCCGCTCTGGAAGGACGCCGCCAAGGGTTTTGAGACCGCCAAGAAGCTCGATTACGACGCCAACAAGATCGTCTGGCTGTCACCGTCGCCGGCCAACAACACCTGGGCGATCGCGCTGCGCAAGGATGTGGCGGAAACCAACAAGCTCGCCTCGCTCAGCGACTTTGGCAAATATGTCGCCGGCGGCGGCACCGTCGTGCTGGCCGCGTCGTCCGAATTCGTCAATTCGGCAGCAGCACTGCCGGCGTTCCAGACCACCTACGGTTTCACGCTCAAGCCCGAGCAACTGATCACGCTCTCCGGCGGTGATACCGCTGCCACCATCGGCGCTGCCGCCAACCAGACCAACGGCGCCAATGCCGCCATGGTCTATGGCACCGACGGCGGTATCGCGCCGTCCGGCCTCGTCGTCCTCGACGACGACAAGGGCGTGCAGCCGGTCTACCAGCCGGCGCCGATCATCCGCGAAGCCGTGCTCAAGGAGCACCCGCAAATCGAGTCCCTGCTCAAGCCGGTGTTCGAGAAGCTCGATCTCGTCACGCTGCAGGAGCTCAATGGCCGCGTTCAGGTCGGCGGTGAGCCGGCCAAGGCGGTCGCTGAAGATTTCCTGAAGAAGAATGGCTTTCTGAAGTAA
- a CDS encoding MFS transporter, which translates to MIGGEREARRTAYILAASQAIIGSAAPIALSIGGLAGFYLLDTDKSLATAPVTGFSVGMALGALPAAAIIRGLGQRGGFMFGTAVTAAGGAVATLALFRSEFWLFAFGLLVIGIGNAFVQQFRFAAADNAPPEFKANAISFVLAGGIITAILGPQIVIFTRELFAPIMFAGSFAAIIGLSAVGAVILAFLRVKPSAGTAAAVDQSDVRPLMEIVSQPRFAAALICGVGTYTLMSFVMTGAPLAMVGCGFSPDEATLGISWHVMAMFGPSFFTGRLIQRFGAERIVALGLLLLIFCAVVALSGIALWQFWTALILLGLGWNFGFIGSTAIVADTYRPSEKGKVQGFHDFVLFGAVAFSSLMSGAVYNAYGWEMLNWIVFPVCAVSLGALATLSLTRRRQAT; encoded by the coding sequence ATGATAGGTGGCGAACGCGAAGCGCGGCGAACAGCATATATTCTCGCCGCATCGCAAGCCATCATCGGTTCTGCCGCCCCGATAGCACTGTCCATCGGCGGACTCGCCGGTTTCTATCTGCTTGATACAGACAAGTCGCTGGCTACCGCGCCTGTCACCGGCTTCAGCGTCGGCATGGCGCTTGGCGCGTTGCCGGCGGCTGCGATCATTCGCGGACTTGGCCAGCGCGGCGGCTTCATGTTCGGCACGGCCGTCACCGCTGCCGGTGGCGCCGTTGCGACTCTCGCCTTGTTCCGCTCCGAATTCTGGCTGTTCGCCTTCGGCCTGCTGGTCATCGGCATCGGCAATGCGTTCGTGCAGCAGTTCCGTTTTGCCGCCGCCGACAACGCGCCGCCTGAATTCAAGGCAAATGCCATTTCGTTCGTCCTGGCCGGCGGCATCATTACCGCCATTTTGGGGCCGCAGATCGTCATCTTCACCCGCGAACTGTTTGCGCCGATCATGTTCGCCGGCTCCTTTGCCGCGATCATCGGGCTTTCGGCCGTCGGCGCCGTCATCCTGGCGTTCCTGCGCGTCAAGCCGAGCGCCGGCACCGCTGCCGCCGTCGACCAGTCGGATGTGCGCCCGTTGATGGAGATCGTCTCCCAGCCGCGATTTGCGGCCGCCCTGATCTGCGGTGTCGGCACCTACACGCTGATGAGCTTCGTCATGACCGGCGCGCCGCTGGCGATGGTCGGCTGCGGCTTCTCGCCCGACGAAGCGACCCTTGGCATTTCCTGGCACGTCATGGCGATGTTCGGCCCAAGCTTCTTCACCGGCCGGCTGATCCAGCGCTTCGGCGCCGAACGCATCGTGGCGCTCGGCCTGCTGCTCCTGATATTTTGTGCCGTCGTTGCCCTTTCAGGCATCGCACTATGGCAATTCTGGACCGCGCTGATCCTGCTCGGTCTTGGCTGGAATTTCGGCTTCATCGGCTCGACCGCGATCGTCGCCGATACCTATCGTCCGTCGGAGAAGGGTAAGGTCCAGGGCTTCCACGATTTCGTCCTGTTCGGTGCCGTCGCTTTCTCCTCGCTGATGTCGGGCGCGGTCTACAACGCCTATGGCTGGGAAATGCTCAACTGGATCGTCTTCCCGGTTTGCGCGGTCAGCCTTGGAGCGCTGGCGACTCTTTCACTGACACGTCGGCGCCAAGCCACCTGA
- the nusB gene encoding transcription antitermination factor NusB: protein MTSSEDNGQPPVRHANKRGAARLAAVQALYQMDVAGSGLLEITAEYEAFRLGKEVDGALYREADAQWFRAILAGVVENQKVVDPVIRQSLTEDWPLSRLDSTLRAILRAGVYELMKRQDVPVAVIVSEYVDIAKAFYAEDEPKLVNAVLDRVSRKLRGEGKGKDAL from the coding sequence GTGACGTCTTCCGAAGATAACGGCCAGCCGCCCGTCCGCCACGCCAACAAGCGCGGCGCCGCCCGTCTGGCCGCCGTGCAGGCGCTCTATCAGATGGATGTGGCCGGCAGCGGCCTGCTCGAAATCACCGCCGAATACGAGGCGTTTCGCCTTGGCAAGGAAGTCGACGGCGCACTCTACCGCGAGGCAGATGCCCAGTGGTTCCGCGCCATTCTTGCCGGCGTCGTCGAAAACCAGAAGGTCGTCGATCCGGTCATCCGCCAGTCGCTGACCGAGGACTGGCCATTGTCGCGTCTCGACTCGACTTTGCGCGCCATCCTGCGCGCCGGCGTCTACGAGTTGATGAAGCGCCAGGACGTGCCGGTTGCGGTGATCGTGTCGGAATATGTCGACATCGCCAAGGCATTCTACGCCGAGGACGAGCCCAAGCTGGTTAACGCGGTACTGGATCGTGTCTCGCGCAAGCTGCGCGGTGAAGGCAAGGGCAAGGACGCATTATGA
- the ribH gene encoding 6,7-dimethyl-8-ribityllumazine synthase → MANDKKLKLLIIEARFYDDLSDALLDGAKAALDAAGAAYDVVTVPGALEIPAVISFALDAADDEGTQYDGYVALGTVIRGETYHFDIVANESCRAIMDLSVAESIAVGNGILTVENDDQAWARARRTEGDKGGFAARAALSMIAIREKLGAARS, encoded by the coding sequence ATGGCCAACGACAAGAAACTGAAGCTCCTCATCATCGAGGCGCGCTTCTACGACGACCTTTCGGACGCGCTGCTGGACGGCGCCAAGGCCGCGCTGGATGCTGCGGGTGCAGCTTACGACGTCGTGACCGTTCCAGGAGCGCTCGAAATCCCGGCCGTCATTTCGTTCGCGCTCGATGCAGCCGACGACGAAGGCACGCAGTATGACGGCTATGTCGCGCTCGGCACCGTCATCCGCGGCGAGACCTATCACTTCGATATCGTCGCCAACGAATCCTGCCGCGCAATCATGGATCTGTCGGTCGCGGAATCGATCGCGGTTGGCAACGGCATTCTGACTGTCGAAAACGACGATCAGGCTTGGGCGCGTGCGCGTCGTACCGAAGGTGACAAGGGTGGCTTTGCCGCCCGCGCCGCCCTCTCTATGATCGCCATACGCGAAAAACTCGGAGCAGCCCGCTCGTGA
- a CDS encoding riboflavin synthase — MFTGIVTDVATVASAAQLDQGVRLRIDTAYDPKSIDIGASISCAGVCLTVVTLPEATSNARWFEVEAWEEALRLTTASSWKAGQKLNLERALKIGDELGGHIVSGHVDGMAEIVSREDEGEAVRFRLEAPRDLARFIAPKGSVALDGTSLTVNKVEGTRFDVLLIHHSLQVTTWGERKVGDRVNLEIDTMARYAARLAEAAREGL; from the coding sequence ATGTTTACCGGGATCGTCACCGACGTGGCCACAGTCGCGTCCGCAGCCCAGCTCGACCAGGGCGTCCGCCTGCGCATCGACACCGCCTATGATCCGAAGAGCATCGACATCGGTGCATCGATTTCCTGCGCCGGCGTCTGCCTGACCGTGGTGACGCTGCCCGAGGCGACATCTAATGCCCGCTGGTTCGAGGTCGAGGCATGGGAAGAGGCGCTGCGCCTGACCACGGCGAGCAGCTGGAAGGCCGGGCAGAAGCTCAATCTCGAGCGGGCGCTGAAGATCGGCGACGAACTCGGCGGCCACATCGTTTCAGGTCACGTCGACGGCATGGCCGAGATCGTCTCGCGCGAGGACGAAGGCGAGGCGGTACGCTTCCGCCTCGAGGCGCCCCGCGATCTGGCCAGGTTCATCGCGCCAAAGGGCTCGGTTGCGCTCGACGGCACGTCGCTGACCGTCAACAAGGTCGAGGGCACCCGCTTCGATGTGCTGCTGATCCATCACTCGCTGCAGGTGACGACCTGGGGCGAGCGCAAGGTTGGCGACCGCGTCAATCTCGAGATCGACACCATGGCTCGCTACGCTGCGCGCCTTGCCGAGGCGGCCAGGGAAGGGCTCTGA
- the ribD gene encoding bifunctional diaminohydroxyphosphoribosylaminopyrimidine deaminase/5-amino-6-(5-phosphoribosylamino)uracil reductase RibD, translating to MVENSASGQDRIDRRYMAAALRLSRKHLGLTSTNPAVGTLIVRDDGNGPVIVGRGVTAIGGRPHAEAEALAEAGELARGATAYVTLEPCAHHGRTPPCANALVTSGISRVVGAASDPDPRVSGKGYAILRGAGIEVKEGVLAREASDQLAGYMNRSMRKRPEVILKLALSADGMIGRRGEGQIGITGEIARRQVHVMRAECDAILIGIGTAIADDPELTVRLPGLRSRSPARIVLDRLTRLPATSKLARSASDVPVIVAACSDSHAANRAELERAGVKFLATETYDGRVALPELLEDLGNQGMSRIIVEGGADTARAFLDEALVDRIALFYGPEAIGTDGIAAPIGRDHIPAGFSLVREARYGEDSFAEWIREI from the coding sequence ATGGTCGAAAACAGTGCATCCGGGCAGGACAGGATTGATCGCCGCTACATGGCAGCTGCTCTCAGGCTGTCGCGCAAGCATCTCGGACTGACATCGACCAACCCGGCGGTCGGCACGCTCATCGTTCGCGACGACGGCAATGGACCCGTCATCGTCGGTCGCGGCGTCACCGCCATTGGCGGGCGGCCGCATGCGGAAGCCGAAGCGCTCGCCGAAGCGGGCGAGCTGGCGCGCGGCGCCACCGCCTATGTCACGCTCGAGCCCTGTGCCCACCACGGCCGCACGCCGCCTTGCGCCAATGCGCTGGTTACCTCAGGCATAAGCCGCGTCGTCGGCGCCGCCAGCGATCCGGATCCGCGTGTTTCCGGCAAGGGCTACGCGATCCTTCGCGGTGCCGGCATCGAGGTCAAGGAGGGCGTTCTGGCCCGGGAGGCCTCCGACCAGCTCGCCGGCTACATGAATCGCTCGATGAGAAAGCGCCCGGAAGTGATTCTGAAGCTTGCGCTTTCCGCCGACGGCATGATCGGCCGCCGCGGCGAGGGGCAGATCGGCATAACCGGCGAAATCGCCCGTCGCCAGGTCCATGTCATGCGCGCCGAATGCGATGCCATCCTGATCGGCATCGGCACGGCCATCGCAGACGATCCCGAACTCACCGTCAGGCTGCCCGGACTGCGGAGCCGCTCGCCGGCCCGCATCGTGCTCGACAGGCTGACACGTCTGCCTGCGACCTCGAAGCTTGCGCGTTCTGCATCCGACGTTCCTGTCATCGTCGCCGCCTGTTCGGACAGCCACGCCGCCAACCGGGCGGAACTGGAGCGCGCCGGGGTGAAATTCCTGGCGACCGAGACCTATGATGGCCGCGTCGCACTGCCGGAACTGCTCGAGGACCTGGGCAACCAGGGCATGTCGCGCATCATCGTCGAAGGCGGCGCCGACACCGCCCGGGCCTTCCTCGACGAGGCGCTGGTCGATCGCATCGCGCTGTTCTATGGCCCCGAAGCCATCGGCACCGACGGCATTGCAGCCCCCATCGGGCGCGACCATATACCGGCAGGGTTCAGCCTGGTGCGCGAGGCGCGCTATGGCGAAGACAGTTTTGCCGAATGGATAAGGGAAATCTGA
- the nrdR gene encoding transcriptional regulator NrdR: MRCPYCQSEDTQVKDSRPAEDGAAIRRRRICPVCGGRFTTFERVQLRDLVVLKKTGRKVPFDRDKLARSVEIAVRKRNVDPERIERAVTGIVRQLESSGETEIPSGEIGRLVMEALKTLDDVAYVRFASVYRNFREAKDFHEVLGELKGDEEAS; encoded by the coding sequence ATGCGTTGCCCATATTGCCAGTCTGAAGACACGCAGGTGAAGGACTCGCGTCCGGCCGAGGATGGTGCCGCGATCCGTCGCCGGCGAATCTGCCCGGTCTGCGGCGGCCGCTTCACCACCTTCGAGCGTGTCCAGCTGCGCGACCTCGTGGTGCTCAAGAAGACCGGCCGCAAGGTGCCGTTCGATCGCGACAAGCTGGCCCGTTCGGTCGAGATCGCCGTGCGCAAGCGCAATGTCGATCCCGAGCGCATCGAGCGTGCCGTCACCGGCATCGTCCGCCAGCTCGAAAGCTCCGGCGAAACCGAGATTCCGTCTGGCGAAATCGGCCGCCTGGTGATGGAGGCGTTGAAGACGCTCGACGACGTCGCTTATGTCAGGTTTGCTTCCGTCTACCGCAATTTCCGCGAGGCCAAGGACTTCCATGAGGTCCTGGGCGAACTGAAGGGCGACGAGGAAGCCAGCTGA
- the glyA gene encoding serine hydroxymethyltransferase — MAASKHLETFFGTPLEEADPEIFGSIRNELGRQRHEIELIASENIVSRAVLEAQGSIMTNKYAEGYPGKRYYGGCQFVDVAEELAIERAKKLFDCRFANVQPNSGSQMNQAVFLALLQPGDTFMGLDLNSGGHLTHGSPVNMSGKWFKVVSYGVRKDDNLLDMDEVARLARENKPKLILAGGTAYSRIWDWKRFREIADEVGAYLMVDMAHIAGLVAGGVHPSPLPHAHVVTTTTHKSLRGPRGGMILTNDEDIAKKMNSAVFPGLQGGPLMHVIAAKAVAFGEALKPEFKTYAANVVANAKTLAASLKDTGLDIVSGGTDNHLMLVDLRPKNATGKRAEAALGRANITCNKNGIPFDPEKPFVTSGVRLGTPAGTTRGFGEAEFREIGQLITEVLDGLKVANSDEGNAAVEAAVKQKVVSLTDRFPLYPYLG; from the coding sequence ATGGCCGCTTCGAAACACCTCGAAACCTTCTTTGGAACCCCGCTCGAGGAGGCCGATCCCGAGATCTTCGGATCGATCCGCAACGAGCTCGGTCGCCAGCGTCACGAGATCGAGCTGATTGCCTCGGAAAACATCGTTTCCCGCGCCGTGCTCGAGGCGCAGGGCTCGATCATGACCAACAAATACGCCGAGGGTTATCCCGGCAAGCGCTATTATGGCGGCTGCCAGTTTGTCGACGTCGCCGAAGAGCTCGCCATCGAGCGCGCCAAGAAGCTGTTCGACTGCAGGTTCGCCAATGTCCAGCCGAACTCCGGCAGCCAGATGAACCAGGCGGTGTTCCTGGCGCTGCTGCAGCCAGGCGACACCTTCATGGGCCTCGACCTGAATTCGGGCGGTCACCTGACCCACGGCTCGCCGGTCAACATGTCCGGCAAGTGGTTCAAGGTCGTCTCCTATGGCGTGCGCAAGGACGACAACCTGCTCGACATGGACGAGGTCGCGCGCCTTGCCCGTGAGAACAAGCCCAAGCTGATCCTCGCCGGCGGCACCGCTTATTCCCGCATCTGGGACTGGAAGCGCTTCCGCGAAATCGCCGATGAAGTCGGCGCCTATCTGATGGTCGACATGGCCCACATCGCCGGCCTGGTTGCCGGCGGCGTGCATCCGTCGCCGCTGCCGCACGCCCATGTCGTCACCACCACCACGCACAAATCGTTGCGCGGCCCGCGCGGCGGCATGATCCTGACCAATGACGAGGACATCGCCAAGAAGATGAACTCGGCCGTGTTCCCCGGCCTGCAGGGTGGCCCGCTGATGCACGTCATCGCCGCCAAGGCCGTCGCCTTCGGCGAGGCGCTGAAGCCGGAGTTCAAGACCTATGCGGCCAATGTCGTCGCCAATGCCAAGACGCTGGCCGCGAGCCTCAAGGACACCGGCCTCGACATCGTTTCGGGCGGCACCGACAACCATCTGATGCTGGTCGACCTGCGACCCAAGAACGCCACCGGCAAGCGCGCCGAGGCAGCTTTGGGCCGCGCCAACATCACCTGCAACAAGAACGGCATTCCGTTTGATCCGGAAAAGCCCTTCGTCACCTCGGGCGTCCGTCTCGGCACGCCGGCAGGCACCACGCGCGGCTTCGGCGAGGCCGAGTTCCGCGAGATCGGCCAGCTGATCACCGAAGTGCTCGACGGTCTCAAGGTTGCCAATTCGGACGAGGGCAACGCTGCCGTCGAAGCGGCAGTCAAGCAGAAGGTCGTCAGCCTGACCGATCGCTTCCCACTCTATCCTTATCTCGGCTAG
- a CDS encoding L,D-transpeptidase family protein — translation MKTNRRFFLSGAGAIAMAALSGAASAQDVIGEVLGSSRRGNWDDQFDARVSQGAKVASTLPVFTAQTAAFTQQAIAQYQNIVAQGGWPVVPAAKKLRLGVEDPDVQLLRKRLMVSGDLSPRAGLSDSFDTYVDAALKRFQARHGLPDDGVMGQYTYAAMNISAQIRLGQLETNLGRIQAQAGTLGQRYVNVNIPAAQVEAVENDRVVLRHTAIVGKVDRQSPIVNSKINEIVVNPYWNAPVSIVRKDIIPLMRKNPNYLTDNKIRLFAPDGSEVDPMNVDWSTEEAAKYRFRQDPGANNAMASVKINFPSPDGVYMHDTPQQSLFGKLMRFDSSGCVRVQNVRDLVTWILRDTPGWSRSHFEQAIKSGENTPVPVTNPVPVYFTYVSAWSTGDGVVQFRDDIYGRDGVDELQITSAL, via the coding sequence ATGAAAACGAACCGCCGTTTCTTTCTCTCCGGTGCCGGCGCAATCGCCATGGCAGCCTTGTCGGGCGCAGCCAGCGCTCAGGACGTGATCGGCGAAGTTCTCGGCTCGTCGCGCCGCGGCAATTGGGACGACCAGTTCGACGCCCGCGTCAGCCAGGGCGCCAAGGTTGCCAGCACGCTGCCGGTCTTCACCGCGCAGACGGCTGCTTTCACCCAGCAGGCGATTGCCCAGTACCAGAACATCGTCGCCCAGGGCGGTTGGCCGGTCGTACCGGCCGCCAAGAAACTCAGGCTCGGCGTCGAGGACCCCGATGTCCAGCTGCTGCGCAAGCGCCTGATGGTTTCGGGCGACCTGTCGCCGCGCGCTGGCCTTTCCGATTCCTTCGACACCTATGTCGACGCCGCCTTGAAGCGCTTCCAGGCACGCCACGGCCTGCCGGATGACGGCGTCATGGGCCAGTACACCTATGCGGCGATGAACATCAGCGCCCAGATTCGCCTCGGCCAGCTCGAGACCAACCTTGGCCGTATCCAGGCCCAGGCCGGCACGCTCGGCCAGCGCTATGTCAACGTCAACATTCCGGCTGCCCAGGTCGAAGCCGTCGAGAACGACCGCGTCGTGCTGCGCCATACCGCAATCGTCGGCAAGGTCGACCGCCAGTCGCCGATCGTCAATTCGAAGATCAACGAGATCGTCGTCAACCCCTACTGGAACGCACCGGTGTCGATCGTCCGCAAGGACATCATCCCGCTGATGCGCAAGAACCCGAACTACCTGACCGACAACAAGATCCGCCTGTTTGCGCCGGATGGCAGCGAAGTCGATCCGATGAATGTCGACTGGTCGACGGAAGAGGCGGCGAAGTACCGCTTCCGCCAGGATCCGGGCGCCAACAACGCCATGGCGTCGGTGAAGATCAACTTCCCCAGCCCGGATGGCGTCTACATGCACGATACGCCGCAGCAGAGCCTGTTCGGCAAGCTGATGCGCTTCGACTCCTCGGGCTGCGTGCGCGTCCAGAACGTGCGCGACCTCGTCACCTGGATCCTGCGTGACACGCCGGGCTGGAGCCGCTCGCATTTCGAGCAGGCCATCAAGTCGGGCGAAAATACCCCGGTCCCCGTCACCAATCCGGTGCCGGTCTATTTCACCTACGTCTCGGCATGGTCGACCGGCGATGGTGTCGTGCAGTTCCGCGACGACATCTATGGCCGCGATGGCGTCGACGAGCTGCAGATCACCTCGGCTCTCTGA
- the ldtR gene encoding transcriptional regulator LdtR: MINSRQVAKPAMVSEDRNEAIRSLYMESLQLVERLHRRLLDVIKDEFDRNGRSDINAIQALLLFNIGNAELTAGELRSRGYYLGSNVSYNLKKLVELGFINHQRSRIDRRSVRVSLTPKGQDVAEVVAGLYDRHVGSIEHVGGINTDEFKQMNRALQRLDRFWNDTIAYRM, translated from the coding sequence ATGATCAATTCGCGTCAGGTGGCCAAGCCCGCCATGGTTTCCGAGGACCGTAACGAAGCGATCCGTTCGCTTTACATGGAATCTCTGCAGCTTGTTGAAAGACTTCATCGTCGTCTTCTTGACGTTATCAAGGATGAGTTCGATCGCAACGGCCGCAGCGACATCAATGCGATCCAGGCTCTGCTGCTCTTCAACATCGGCAATGCAGAACTGACCGCCGGCGAATTGCGCTCACGCGGCTACTATCTGGGCTCGAACGTCTCCTACAACCTCAAGAAGCTTGTCGAGCTCGGTTTCATCAACCACCAGCGCTCGCGCATCGACCGCCGCTCGGTCCGTGTCAGCCTGACGCCGAAGGGCCAGGACGTCGCTGAGGTTGTTGCAGGTCTCTATGACCGCCATGTCGGTTCGATCGAGCATGTCGGCGGCATCAACACCGACGAGTTCAAGCAGATGAACCGTGCCCTGCAGCGCCTCGACCGCTTCTGGAACGACACCATCGCCTACCGGATGTAA